The segment CACGGCCTGACGCCGCCGCCAATAGTAGAGCGTCATCCCGCCCTGCAGCAGCGTGGTGCCCACCGCGAGCGCGACATACATCGGCGTATACACCAGGGTGGCGAACTGCTCCTCCGTGATTCCCTGCGCGGCCAAACCACCGGGCGCGCCGATCTTGATCGCATCGCGCAACGGCTCGAGATCACGAATCGTCAGCTGCACCATGCAGTAGCTGATGAGCACGAACCAGAGATACGGCTGGCTCGCGATCACCCATTTCATTCCGCGCGAGGCTCCGGCCCGCAACAGCGACACCCCATGCAGCTCGATCGCGCCCGCCGCAGCGACGAGCATGCCGATGCCGGTATTCGGCACGTCGCGCATGGACGCCGCCGCCAGCGCCAGCAGCCCGGCCACCGCCAGCACGCTCAGGCCATCCAGGTAGGCCACGCGCAACACCCGGTGATACGTTTCTTCGGGCAGCAGCGGCGGAAGTTTCATCGGGCATTCAGCGACCGCTGGGCCCCTCCGTAACGACGCCGGCTGGCTGCACCCTGGCGCCGCTCCTGCACCGGGCGCGGCAAGTCCACGCGGCGGCCATCCGGCTTGGTGCCGCAGTTCGCCGAAACCACATAATTCTGTTGGATGTCACGCACAGAGCCGTTCTGGATTCTTCCCTTCCGCCGGAATGACAAACTAAATCTCGTGTCCGCCCGTCCCGCCAAACCGTTTCCTTTTCGCCTCGAGTTCCCGCCCGAGCTGCCGATCAGCGCGCGCGCGGAGGAGATCACCGCGGCGATCCAGGCGAACGCCGTCGTGATTCTCGCCGGCGAAACCGGCTCCGGCAAAACGACGCAGATTCCCAAGATGTGCCTCGCCGCCGGCCGCGGCACGCACGGCCGGATCGCCTGCACGCAGCCGCGCCGCGTGGCCGCGCTCTCCGTCTCGCGCCGCGTGGCCGAGGAGATGAACGTGACCTGGGGCCGCGAAGTCGGCTGCAAGATCCGCTTCAGCGACGAAACCACGCGCGATACCGTCGTGAAGTTTCTCACCGACGGCATGCTCCTCGCCGAGGTCCAGGGCGATCCGCTGCTGCGCGACTACGACACCATCATCATCGACGAGGCGCATGAGCGCTCACTCAACATCGACTTCCTGCTCGGGCACCTCCGCACGCTGCGCTACAAGCGCCCAGAACTGAAGATCGTCATCACCTCCGCGACAATCGACACCGAGGCGTTCAGCAAGGCGTTTGACGACGCTCCGATCATTCAGGTGGAGGGCCGCATGTTTCCGGTCGAAGTCATCTACGCGCCGCTCGACGAACTCGGCTCCGACTACGACGAGAACGATGAAAACACCGAGAAATCCGACGCCTCTGCCGTCGCCTCGGCGAAGGCGGAGGCACTGCATTACATCGACGGCACGGTCGAGGCCGTGGAACGCATCATTGGCGAGAGCAGCAGCGGCGACATTCTCGTGTTTCTGCCGAGCGAGCGCGACATCCGCGAGGTCCGCGAGCTGCTGGAGGGGCGCTCCCTCGGTCGCAGCGAACTGGTGCCGCTCTTCGGCCGGCTCTCCAACGCCGAGCAGCAGCGTGTCTTCGCGCCGACGCAGCATCGGAAAATCATTCTCGCGACCAACATCGCGGAAACGTCGCTGACGATCCCCGGCATCCATTTCGTCGTCGATACCGGTCTTGCCCGGATCAGCCGCTACGCCCCGCAAGCCCGCACGCGCCGGCTGCCGATCGAGCCGGTCTCGCAATCCAGCGCCGACCAGCGCAAAGGCCGCAGCGGCCGCGTCGCCCACGGCGTGTGCATTCGACTCTACTCCGAAAAGGATTACCTGGAGCGACCGCGCTTCACGCAGCCGGAAATCCAGCGCGCCAACCTCGCCGATGTCATTCTGCGGATGAAAGCCTTCGGGCTGGGTGACATCGAACGGTTCCCGTTCATCAACATGCCGGCGACGAAGTCGATTCGCGCCGGCTACGCGCTGCTCGAGGAACTCGGCGCGCTCGATTGTAGGGCGGGGTCTCCCGACCCGGCCGTTGGAGCCATGCTGCTTCGTGGAGCCGCGACGCCCCCGTCGCGGCCGGCTTCGACCGCGGCAACCATGCGCGACGAGGGCATCGCGCCTCCATTTCCCTCCGATCCCTCCGCTCCCGACTCTCAACTCTCAACTCTCAGCTCTCAACCTTCGCCCTACTCCCGACCCCTCACGCCCGTCGGCCGCGAGCTCGCGCGGCTGCCCGTCGACCCCACCGTCGGCCGGATGATTCTCCAGGCGCGCACCGAACGCGCGCTCCGCGAGGTGCTGGTGATTGCCTCCGGCCTGTCGGTGCAGGATCCGCGCGAGCGTCCGCTCGATAAACAGCAGCAGGCCGACACCGCGCACCGTCGGTTCCGTCATCCCGACTCCGACTTTCTCACGCTGCTCAACATCTGGGACGCGTACCACGACGAGTTCGAGCGCCTCTCGCAGGCGAAGCTGCGTCGTTTCTGCCGCGAGCATTTTCTCAGTTACACCCGGATGCGGGAGTGGCGCGACATCCACGCGCAGCTGCTCGACGTGCTGGAGGAGCGTCGCGATTTCCAGCTGACGTCCGTGGCCGAGCTAGCCCGTGGCACGGGCGTCCCGCCCGTGAGTCCGAAACGAGGTTCCCCTCGGCATCCGGCGTCTGCTTCTCCCGCTGGGGCGTCGCTTGCCGACGCCCGCAACCGCCGGCAAACAGCACCGCGCGTGAAGTCGGAAAGCCAGGCCGACGATCCGCTTGCTTTCGGCACGCCCGCTTACCGCGCGATTCATCGCAGCATCCTCGCCGGACTGCTCGGCAACGTCGCCACGCTCGACGAGGAAAACGGCAACTACAAGGCGACGCACGATCGCCGCGTGAACCTTTTCCCCGGCTCGGTCCTCTTTCAGCGCGAGTCGCCCCGCAAAAAACCTCTCAACGCTCAACCCTCAACTCTCAACTCCAGCGCGGCGCGCGGTCGCGCGCCGCGCTGGATCATGGCCGCCGAGATCATGGAAACCTCGCGGCTCTACGCGCGCACCTGCGCCCGGCTCGATCCCGCGTGGCTGCTCGAACTCGCCGGGCATCTCGTGCGCGTCACGCACAGTGAACCGTTCTGGAACCCGGACGCCGGCCGCGTCATGGTGAAGCAGCGCACCCGGCTCTACGGCCTCGAAATCGACAGCCGCGCCGTCGGCTACGGTCGCATCAATCCCACGCATGCCACCGAGATTTTCATCCGTGAGGCGCTGGTGAACGACACGCTCACGCGGCAGATCGATTTCCTGGAGCACAACCGACGAATTCGCGAAAACATCGAAGCGATCCTCACGCGTACCCGCGACACCGGTTATCTCAACCTCGACGAAGCCGCCTGCCGTTTTTACGCCTCGCGCCTGATTGATGTAGGGGCGCCGCCTGCCAACGCCCCTAGTTCCTCGGCCATCGCCGATGGGGCCGCGACGCCCTCGTCGCGGCCGGATGCTGCTCCCGATGGAGTCGCAACGCCGCGCCCGTCCGAAGTCGAAAATCAGAAATCGAAAATCGAAAATTCGATCTCCTCGGTGGGCGACTTGCTTGCGCTCCTGCGCGAACGCCGCGCCATGGAACCGCGTTTCCTGTTCATGCAGCCCGAGGATCTGCGCGATCCCGACACGCTCGAGCACGATCCCGAAGCTTTTCCCGAAACGCTCCCGCTCGAGAATCGCGCGCTGCCGCTCAACTACGCCTACAAACCCGGCCAGGCGGAAGATGGCGTCACGCTCGAGCTCAACGTCCGCGAAGCCGAGGCGCTCACGCCCGCCGCGCTCGATTGGGCCGTGCCCGGCTACCTCGAGCCCAAGGTCGAACACTACCTGCGCGCATTGCCGAAGGAGCTCCGCCGCGGCTTCGTGCCGCTGGCGGAAACCGCGCGCGCCCTCGTCGCACAACTGGCCGAACGCGACCGGCTCACCGGCCGCCGCGAGACCTTGACCGAAGCGCTCGCGTTTCTGATCTCCGAACGCTTCCGCGTCGCCATCGATTCGGCGCTCTGGGCCGACAAACCACCGCCCGATCACCTGCGCGTGCGCGTACGCGTGCTCGACGACGAAGAGCGCGAGCTTTGTGCCAGCCGCAACCTCGACGAG is part of the Opitutus terrae PB90-1 genome and harbors:
- a CDS encoding DUF3418 domain-containing protein; this translates as MSRTEPFWILPFRRNDKLNLVSARPAKPFPFRLEFPPELPISARAEEITAAIQANAVVILAGETGSGKTTQIPKMCLAAGRGTHGRIACTQPRRVAALSVSRRVAEEMNVTWGREVGCKIRFSDETTRDTVVKFLTDGMLLAEVQGDPLLRDYDTIIIDEAHERSLNIDFLLGHLRTLRYKRPELKIVITSATIDTEAFSKAFDDAPIIQVEGRMFPVEVIYAPLDELGSDYDENDENTEKSDASAVASAKAEALHYIDGTVEAVERIIGESSSGDILVFLPSERDIREVRELLEGRSLGRSELVPLFGRLSNAEQQRVFAPTQHRKIILATNIAETSLTIPGIHFVVDTGLARISRYAPQARTRRLPIEPVSQSSADQRKGRSGRVAHGVCIRLYSEKDYLERPRFTQPEIQRANLADVILRMKAFGLGDIERFPFINMPATKSIRAGYALLEELGALDCRAGSPDPAVGAMLLRGAATPPSRPASTAATMRDEGIAPPFPSDPSAPDSQLSTLSSQPSPYSRPLTPVGRELARLPVDPTVGRMILQARTERALREVLVIASGLSVQDPRERPLDKQQQADTAHRRFRHPDSDFLTLLNIWDAYHDEFERLSQAKLRRFCREHFLSYTRMREWRDIHAQLLDVLEERRDFQLTSVAELARGTGVPPVSPKRGSPRHPASASPAGASLADARNRRQTAPRVKSESQADDPLAFGTPAYRAIHRSILAGLLGNVATLDEENGNYKATHDRRVNLFPGSVLFQRESPRKKPLNAQPSTLNSSAARGRAPRWIMAAEIMETSRLYARTCARLDPAWLLELAGHLVRVTHSEPFWNPDAGRVMVKQRTRLYGLEIDSRAVGYGRINPTHATEIFIREALVNDTLTRQIDFLEHNRRIRENIEAILTRTRDTGYLNLDEAACRFYASRLIDVGAPPANAPSSSAIADGAATPSSRPDAAPDGVATPRPSEVENQKSKIENSISSVGDLLALLRERRAMEPRFLFMQPEDLRDPDTLEHDPEAFPETLPLENRALPLNYAYKPGQAEDGVTLELNVREAEALTPAALDWAVPGYLEPKVEHYLRALPKELRRGFVPLAETARALVAQLAERDRLTGRRETLTEALAFLISERFRVAIDSALWADKPPPDHLRVRVRVLDDEERELCASRNLDEIQAALHTQKREASAAVAHAEPVAWRQARARWEKPPQTEWTFGEIPARVLVTEQAGVPVFAFPALQPETGDKHAVGPALAAGRYRGVALRLFKTPEEAGAAMLHGLSTLLELQLSRDLGWLERDLRALRPLGPLAATLTPLESLQADAFAMLRRWLIDPERCRAGSPDSAAAKASDERRGAEPPPYNKPAFAAAVARAKSDLQGLIPRLSDLLREILTLRQSLLVHPTPYPKLDQDLAALLPPDFPRHTPYSQLAHFPRYLKAMTLRADRWRKNPAKDAERAAQLAPYVAALVKLSRARTTPAAATPSSGSADVNRLESFRWLIEEFRVSLFAQELGTAEPVSAVKLDRALAELTGQPPARRDEPPRGADTPAIRPMTVATDKKLPPIKTLGALDRLFTK